In Salinibacterium sp. ZJ70, one DNA window encodes the following:
- a CDS encoding isochorismate synthase MenF, protein MTASEGSTPHLTARTRAVESAPSLIPYLDAASPLLFVRRGEGVAGIGEALRLEFTGADRIAQAADAWRRISAAAEIDDLVGQAGSGLVAFGAFAFAEDSGYASTLIVPRTIIGRRNGVSWITHVSVDGDDTAPLQPVARPLGSEFRLSMLPGTITGERYREIVAAAVERIQEGELRKVVLARDLVGRMPAGGDIRRVLVDLALGYPDTWTFAVDGHIGSSPETLVRVSHGKVSARVLAGSIARGADAETDQAAALRLATSTKDIDEHRYAVQSVLAALAPHAAEGDGRGIASSEIPFTLKLPNLWHLATNIEGTLSDSSSVLDLAAALHPTAAVAGTPTDAATALIRELEQIDRGRYGGPVGWVDANGDGKWALSLRSAEIDADGGIRAFAGAGILAQSDPDAELAETKLKFRPIVDAFA, encoded by the coding sequence GTGACCGCATCCGAGGGTTCGACGCCCCATCTCACCGCCCGCACCCGCGCGGTGGAGTCGGCGCCCTCCCTCATCCCGTACCTCGATGCGGCCTCTCCGCTGCTGTTCGTGCGCCGCGGCGAGGGCGTCGCGGGCATCGGCGAGGCTCTGCGTCTGGAGTTCACGGGCGCGGACCGCATCGCTCAGGCCGCTGACGCCTGGCGCCGCATCTCGGCGGCCGCGGAGATCGACGACCTCGTCGGCCAGGCGGGATCCGGGCTCGTGGCGTTCGGCGCGTTCGCGTTCGCCGAGGATTCGGGCTATGCGAGCACCCTGATCGTGCCGCGCACGATCATCGGGCGCCGCAACGGCGTCTCGTGGATCACGCATGTCTCGGTCGACGGCGATGACACCGCCCCCCTCCAGCCCGTGGCGCGCCCGCTCGGCTCCGAGTTCCGACTCTCGATGCTGCCCGGCACCATCACGGGCGAGCGCTACCGCGAGATCGTCGCCGCCGCCGTCGAGCGCATCCAGGAGGGCGAGCTGCGCAAGGTCGTGCTCGCCCGCGACCTCGTGGGGCGCATGCCCGCCGGCGGCGACATCCGCCGCGTGCTCGTCGATCTCGCGCTCGGCTACCCCGACACCTGGACCTTCGCCGTCGACGGCCACATCGGATCGAGCCCCGAGACGCTCGTGCGTGTGAGCCACGGCAAGGTGTCGGCGCGGGTGCTCGCCGGCAGCATCGCCCGCGGTGCGGATGCGGAGACCGATCAGGCCGCCGCGTTGCGCCTCGCAACCTCCACGAAGGACATCGACGAGCACCGCTACGCCGTGCAGAGCGTGCTCGCGGCGCTCGCCCCGCACGCGGCGGAGGGCGACGGACGCGGCATCGCCTCGAGCGAGATCCCCTTCACCTTGAAGCTCCCGAACCTCTGGCACCTCGCCACCAACATCGAGGGCACGCTGAGCGACAGCTCCTCGGTGCTCGACCTCGCCGCTGCGCTGCATCCCACCGCGGCCGTCGCGGGAACCCCCACCGACGCGGCGACCGCGCTCATCCGCGAGCTCGAGCAGATCGACCGGGGGCGCTACGGCGGACCCGTCGGGTGGGTCGATGCGAACGGCGACGGCAAGTGGGCGCTCTCGCTGCGCTCCGCCGAGATCGACGCCGACGGCGGCATCCGCGCGTTCGCGGGCGCGGGGATCCTCGCGCAGTCCGACCCCGATGCCGAGCTCGCCGAGACGAAGCTCAAGTTCCGCCCCATCGTCGACGCGTTCGCGTAG
- a CDS encoding PPK2 family polyphosphate kinase, with the protein MALDSAAMRIGTGFRLRDVDPASTPGFEGGRREGEKRLAEVEKTLGELQELLFANAAHDPRSVLLVLQGMDTAGKGGILRHVVGTVDPQGVRIRAFTKPTDEELEHDFLWRVRREIPGAGLIGVFDRSHYEDVLIGRVRQLAEPEEIERRYGEIVDFEDELAASGTVVVKCMLHISRDEQHTRLAERLDNPDKHWKFDPADVAERAHWDAYQEAYQVALERTTSESAPWHVVPADRKWFARLAVAEVLVEALASLGQSWPPADFDVEQQRRELAALA; encoded by the coding sequence ATGGCTCTCGACAGCGCAGCGATGCGCATCGGCACAGGGTTCCGCCTGCGAGACGTGGACCCCGCATCCACCCCCGGTTTCGAGGGAGGTCGCCGGGAAGGCGAGAAGCGCCTCGCCGAGGTCGAGAAGACCCTCGGTGAGCTGCAGGAGCTGCTCTTCGCCAATGCCGCACATGATCCGCGGAGTGTGCTGCTCGTGCTGCAGGGGATGGATACGGCCGGCAAGGGCGGGATCCTGCGACACGTCGTCGGCACGGTCGACCCGCAGGGGGTGCGGATCCGCGCCTTCACGAAGCCCACGGACGAGGAGCTGGAGCACGACTTCCTCTGGCGCGTCCGCCGCGAGATCCCGGGTGCGGGGCTGATCGGCGTGTTCGACCGCTCGCACTACGAGGACGTGCTGATCGGCCGTGTGCGACAGCTCGCCGAGCCGGAGGAGATCGAGCGACGATACGGCGAGATCGTCGACTTCGAAGACGAACTCGCCGCGTCCGGCACGGTCGTGGTGAAGTGCATGCTGCACATCTCGCGGGATGAGCAGCACACGCGGCTCGCCGAGAGGCTCGACAACCCGGATAAGCACTGGAAGTTCGACCCCGCCGACGTCGCCGAGCGCGCCCACTGGGACGCCTACCAGGAGGCGTATCAGGTCGCCCTGGAGCGCACCACGAGCGAGTCAGCTCCGTGGCATGTCGTGCCCGCTGATCGCAAGTGGTTCGCACGGCTCGCGGTCGCAGAGGTGCTGGTGGAAGCGCTGGCGTCGCTCGGGCAGAGCTGGCCTCCCGCCGACTTCGATGTCGAGCAGCAGCGTCGGGAGCTCGCCGCGCTCGCCTGA
- the menD gene encoding 2-succinyl-5-enolpyruvyl-6-hydroxy-3-cyclohexene-1-carboxylic-acid synthase codes for MTRPSGDAPASVYSVALLAGLVRRGVTDIVVCPGSRSQALALAAARFEQVGLVNLHVRIDERSAGFLALGLAAESGIPAVVVTTSGTAVANLHPAVLESAHSGVPLVIVTADRPEELRGVGANQTTRQPGIFGDLAGSWDVPAPEGLDVEEAAADALAAELLDGIRGPRHLNLALRDPLSSAVRLPDIEPGAWVPTPRADVDVLVLAPRPGTVVVAGAGAGEDAERIARELGAPLLAEVSSGARFGPQLVAAYRELLGAAGFGDRVERVIVFGHPTLSREVPAIIERRGVETIVVRTPGVEDYNPGRRAAHIVDRVEVEEGHAVDPSWARRWVHTSRMLLDAAADESTAPLSSTTETKDYAERARFAREQLARMRAPVTRRQLAEAVWASSWPHDRLVLGASRLIRELDKVAAGRRIRVHANRGLAGIDGTIATATGIAIASQRDETRPGVTRVLVGDLTLLHDVGSLLGGAGEDTPRMQVIVGNDHGGTIFDGLEVAQSADPALVERVLLTPQHVDLASLAAAYGWEHRLVTEAGQLDGALTATPGRVLIEVVLDR; via the coding sequence GTGACCCGCCCGTCGGGAGACGCTCCCGCGAGCGTCTATTCGGTTGCGCTCCTCGCCGGCCTCGTGCGCCGCGGCGTCACCGACATCGTGGTGTGCCCGGGTTCGCGCTCGCAGGCGCTCGCCCTCGCCGCCGCACGCTTCGAGCAGGTGGGGCTCGTCAACCTCCACGTGCGCATCGATGAGCGCTCGGCCGGTTTCCTCGCCCTCGGGCTCGCCGCCGAGTCGGGCATTCCCGCTGTCGTCGTGACGACCTCCGGAACGGCTGTCGCCAACCTGCACCCCGCGGTGCTCGAATCCGCCCACTCGGGGGTTCCGCTCGTCATCGTCACGGCCGACCGGCCCGAGGAGCTGCGCGGCGTGGGTGCCAACCAGACCACGCGCCAGCCCGGAATCTTCGGCGACCTCGCGGGCTCCTGGGACGTGCCGGCACCTGAGGGACTCGACGTCGAGGAAGCCGCCGCTGATGCGCTCGCCGCCGAGCTGCTCGACGGCATCCGCGGACCCCGCCACCTCAATCTCGCGCTCCGCGACCCGCTCTCGTCGGCCGTGCGTCTGCCCGACATCGAGCCCGGCGCCTGGGTGCCCACTCCGAGAGCGGATGTCGACGTGCTCGTGCTCGCGCCGCGCCCCGGCACGGTCGTCGTCGCGGGCGCCGGAGCGGGAGAGGATGCCGAGCGCATCGCCCGTGAGCTCGGCGCTCCGCTGCTCGCCGAGGTCTCGAGCGGCGCGCGCTTCGGTCCGCAGCTCGTCGCCGCCTACCGCGAGCTTCTGGGTGCCGCGGGCTTCGGCGACCGCGTCGAGCGCGTGATCGTCTTCGGGCACCCCACACTCAGCCGCGAGGTTCCCGCGATCATCGAGCGCCGCGGCGTGGAGACGATCGTCGTGCGCACGCCGGGTGTCGAGGACTACAACCCCGGACGCCGCGCGGCGCACATCGTCGACCGTGTCGAGGTCGAGGAGGGCCACGCCGTCGATCCGTCGTGGGCGCGCCGGTGGGTGCACACCTCGCGGATGCTGCTCGACGCCGCGGCCGATGAGTCCACTGCCCCGCTGTCCTCGACGACCGAGACGAAGGACTACGCCGAGCGGGCCCGCTTCGCGCGCGAGCAGCTGGCGCGGATGCGTGCGCCCGTCACCCGCAGGCAGCTCGCGGAGGCCGTGTGGGCGTCATCGTGGCCGCACGACCGGCTCGTGCTGGGCGCGTCGCGCCTCATTCGCGAGCTCGACAAGGTGGCAGCAGGCCGCCGCATCCGCGTGCACGCCAACCGCGGCCTCGCGGGCATCGACGGCACGATCGCAACGGCGACGGGCATCGCGATCGCCTCTCAGCGCGACGAGACGCGCCCCGGCGTCACCCGCGTTCTCGTGGGCGACCTCACGCTCCTGCACGACGTCGGCTCGCTGCTCGGGGGGGCCGGCGAGGACACCCCGCGCATGCAGGTGATCGTGGGCAACGACCACGGCGGCACGATCTTCGACGGCCTCGAGGTGGCGCAGTCCGCGGATCCGGCCCTCGTCGAGCGCGTGCTGCTCACGCCGCAGCATGTCGATCTGGCCTCCCTCGCCGCCGCCTACGGGTGGGAGCACCGCCTCGTCACCGAGGCGGGTCAGCTCGACGGCGCCCTCACCGCGACACCCGGCCGCGTCCTCATCGAGGTCGTGCTCGACCGCTGA
- a CDS encoding PLDc N-terminal domain-containing protein: MAALLRYLPFILAVVLLVAALVDLIRIDPSRVRGLPKPLWVIIVVFVVIVGPIVWFFAGREPLTPRGSARYRAPVAPDDDPEFLRKIAHDKEQEQRIRDLEKRLSELDDDSDADAGAGDEKPKR; this comes from the coding sequence ATGGCCGCCCTGCTCCGCTACCTTCCGTTCATCCTCGCGGTAGTGCTCCTCGTGGCTGCGCTCGTGGATCTCATCCGCATCGACCCCTCTCGGGTGCGCGGCCTCCCGAAGCCCCTGTGGGTCATCATCGTGGTGTTCGTCGTGATCGTCGGTCCGATCGTCTGGTTCTTCGCCGGACGCGAGCCGCTGACGCCCCGCGGATCCGCACGCTACCGCGCCCCCGTCGCCCCCGACGACGACCCCGAGTTCCTGCGCAAGATCGCGCACGATAAGGAGCAGGAGCAGCGCATCCGCGACCTCGAGAAGCGCCTCTCCGAGCTCGATGACGACTCGGACGCCGATGCGGGTGCCGGCGACGAGAAGCCGAAGCGCTGA
- a CDS encoding DUF4229 domain-containing protein, giving the protein MPAWIPYTLLRLALFGGVFALLWLLRIDYWLAAIFAAVISLTIAYIFFAPLHGRVSEEIAASRRRTAPEPERTDDERGEDERAEDRD; this is encoded by the coding sequence GTGCCCGCCTGGATCCCGTACACCCTGCTCCGTCTCGCGCTCTTCGGAGGCGTCTTCGCGCTGCTGTGGCTGCTGCGCATCGACTACTGGCTGGCCGCGATCTTCGCTGCGGTCATCAGCCTGACGATCGCGTACATCTTCTTCGCGCCGCTGCACGGTCGCGTCTCCGAGGAGATCGCCGCGAGCCGCCGCCGCACCGCCCCGGAGCCCGAGCGCACCGACGACGAGCGCGGCGAAGACGAGCGCGCTGAGGACCGCGACTAG
- a CDS encoding 1,4-dihydroxy-2-naphthoate polyprenyltransferase: MSSGSGAKKSSSATKNGKKASAGRSGGRQRPAQVKPATLGTWIAAARPQTLALALGPVALGTGAAALHMPDWTHHWVRALLCLAVAVLLQIGVNYANDYSDGIRGTDDYRVGPARLVGSGRAKPKHVLIAALVSFGLAAVAGLILVIRTEQWWLLAVGAVAIVAAWFYTGGKRPYGYAGLGEVMAFVFFGVVATAGTMFVQVGFVNAEAWLGGVAAGCFAAAVMHVNNTRDREQDALAGKRTVAVRIGRTGSKVLYVLLMVVPYLVLTFFAIFHHYAPYVYFSLLAAAPAVLIVLTARTAREHVTALKLTLLAAVLFEVGLGAAFAF; the protein is encoded by the coding sequence GTGTCGAGCGGCTCGGGGGCGAAGAAGTCGTCCAGCGCGACGAAGAACGGGAAGAAGGCCTCAGCCGGTCGCTCCGGAGGCCGTCAGCGGCCCGCTCAGGTGAAGCCCGCGACGCTCGGCACCTGGATCGCCGCCGCGCGCCCCCAGACCCTCGCCCTCGCCCTCGGTCCCGTCGCGCTCGGCACGGGTGCCGCGGCGCTGCACATGCCCGACTGGACGCATCACTGGGTGCGCGCGCTCCTGTGCCTCGCCGTGGCGGTGCTGCTGCAGATCGGCGTCAACTACGCCAACGACTACTCCGACGGCATCCGCGGCACCGACGACTACCGGGTCGGTCCCGCTCGGCTCGTCGGCTCGGGTCGCGCGAAGCCGAAGCACGTGCTCATCGCCGCGCTCGTCTCGTTCGGCCTCGCCGCCGTCGCGGGCCTCATCCTCGTCATCCGCACCGAGCAGTGGTGGCTGCTCGCCGTCGGCGCCGTCGCGATCGTCGCCGCGTGGTTCTACACGGGCGGCAAGCGACCCTACGGATACGCGGGCCTCGGCGAGGTCATGGCGTTCGTGTTCTTCGGCGTCGTCGCGACCGCAGGCACCATGTTCGTGCAGGTCGGCTTCGTCAACGCGGAGGCGTGGCTCGGCGGCGTCGCCGCGGGATGCTTCGCCGCGGCGGTCATGCACGTCAACAACACGCGCGATCGGGAACAGGATGCGCTCGCCGGCAAGCGCACCGTGGCCGTCCGCATCGGACGCACCGGGTCGAAGGTGCTGTACGTGCTGCTCATGGTGGTGCCGTACCTGGTGCTCACGTTCTTCGCGATCTTCCACCACTACGCGCCGTACGTGTACTTCTCGCTGCTCGCAGCCGCCCCCGCGGTTCTCATCGTGCTGACGGCGCGCACGGCGCGCGAGCACGTCACGGCGCTCAAGCTCACGCTGCTCGCCGCGGTGCTGTTCGAGGTGGGGCTGGGCGCCGCCTTCGCGTTCTAG
- a CDS encoding AMP-binding protein — protein MKTLARLPASAGHQAVLEALHRAFAGGDALFVASGAAGASAEPLPERVPQRTGLIVETSGSTGRPKRVVLSTDAVLASAAASESALGGPAQWVLALPVNYIAGLNVLARSLCAETEPVAVTGERFTVQGFVDATARLSSLDRATALVPAQLAMLLEDAPARDALRTFQAVLVGGQSTPRALLDRAREAGVHVVRSYGSSETAGGCVYDGVPLGGTRVAIVDGEVRLAGPTLAEGYLDDEQLTSERFVEADGTRWFRTADAGEFADDVLRVVGRRDDVLVSGGVKVALGAIEEALARHPGFEEVVVVAVPDERWGERPVAVAAGPETDDDAAIAAVAERLGPVARPARVIRVDALPRLASGKPDRRAITLIATSGEGH, from the coding sequence ATGAAGACGCTCGCGCGACTTCCCGCATCCGCCGGTCATCAGGCGGTGCTGGAGGCGCTGCACCGGGCGTTCGCGGGTGGTGACGCGCTGTTCGTCGCCTCGGGGGCTGCGGGGGCGAGTGCCGAGCCGCTGCCGGAGCGGGTGCCGCAGCGCACGGGCCTGATCGTCGAGACGAGCGGCTCCACCGGTCGCCCGAAGCGCGTCGTGCTGTCGACGGATGCGGTGCTCGCGTCCGCCGCGGCGAGCGAGTCGGCGCTCGGCGGGCCCGCGCAGTGGGTGCTCGCGCTGCCGGTGAACTACATCGCGGGCCTCAATGTGCTCGCGCGTTCGCTGTGCGCCGAGACGGAGCCGGTCGCGGTCACGGGGGAGCGCTTCACGGTGCAGGGCTTCGTCGACGCGACGGCGCGGCTCTCGTCCCTCGATCGCGCCACCGCGCTCGTGCCCGCGCAGCTGGCCATGCTGCTCGAGGATGCCCCCGCGCGTGACGCGTTGCGCACCTTCCAGGCGGTGCTCGTGGGCGGGCAGTCGACCCCGCGCGCGCTCCTCGACCGCGCGCGCGAGGCGGGCGTGCACGTCGTGCGCAGCTACGGCTCGAGCGAGACGGCGGGCGGCTGCGTGTACGACGGGGTGCCGCTCGGGGGCACCCGCGTCGCGATCGTCGACGGCGAGGTGCGCCTGGCTGGGCCCACACTCGCGGAGGGCTACCTCGACGATGAGCAGCTCACCTCCGAGCGCTTCGTGGAGGCCGACGGAACCCGCTGGTTCCGCACGGCGGATGCGGGGGAGTTCGCCGACGACGTGCTGCGCGTGGTCGGCCGACGCGACGATGTGCTCGTCTCGGGGGGCGTCAAGGTCGCGCTCGGCGCGATCGAGGAGGCGCTTGCTCGGCACCCGGGGTTCGAGGAGGTCGTGGTCGTCGCGGTCCCCGATGAGCGGTGGGGTGAGCGCCCGGTGGCCGTCGCCGCGGGGCCCGAGACCGATGACGATGCGGCCATCGCAGCCGTCGCCGAACGCCTCGGACCGGTCGCGCGCCCCGCGCGCGTCATCCGCGTCGACGCCCTTCCACGGCTCGCGAGCGGCAAGCCGGACCGACGCGCGATCACGCTGATCGCGACGTCCGGCGAAGGTCACTAG
- a CDS encoding 1,4-dihydroxy-2-naphthoyl-CoA synthase, producing the protein MTVSEIFDPAVWREVPGFEQLGDVTYHLDTTGRIARIAFNRPEVRNAFRPQTVDELARTLDHARQNPKVGVVLLTGNGPSPKDGGWAFSSGGDQRIRGKAGYEYREGEPGDAGRLHILEVQRLIRFMPKVVIALVPGWAAGGGHSLHVVCDLTIASREHARFKQTDADVGSFDAGYGSAYFARQVGQKFAREVFFLAEEYDAQRAHEMGAVNAVVPHADLEKVGVEWANTILGKSPTAIRMLKFAMNAVDDGLVGQQVFAGEATRLAYGTDEAAEGRDSFLEKRDPDWAPYPWHF; encoded by the coding sequence GTGACCGTCTCGGAGATCTTCGACCCCGCCGTGTGGCGCGAGGTGCCCGGCTTCGAGCAGCTCGGGGATGTGACCTACCACCTCGACACGACCGGCCGCATCGCGCGCATCGCGTTCAACCGACCCGAGGTGCGCAACGCCTTCCGCCCCCAGACGGTCGATGAGCTCGCGCGCACGCTCGATCACGCGCGACAGAACCCGAAGGTGGGCGTCGTGCTGCTCACCGGCAACGGCCCGAGCCCGAAGGACGGCGGCTGGGCGTTCAGCTCGGGCGGCGACCAGCGCATCCGCGGCAAGGCGGGCTACGAGTACCGCGAGGGTGAGCCCGGAGACGCCGGCCGCCTCCACATCCTCGAGGTGCAGCGCCTCATCCGCTTCATGCCGAAGGTCGTCATCGCGCTCGTCCCCGGCTGGGCGGCGGGCGGCGGCCACTCGCTGCACGTCGTCTGCGACCTCACGATCGCGAGCCGCGAGCACGCGCGCTTCAAGCAGACGGATGCGGATGTCGGGTCTTTCGACGCCGGCTACGGCAGCGCGTACTTCGCCCGCCAGGTGGGCCAGAAGTTCGCGCGCGAGGTGTTCTTCCTCGCCGAGGAGTACGACGCGCAGCGCGCCCATGAGATGGGTGCCGTCAACGCCGTGGTGCCGCACGCCGACCTCGAGAAGGTCGGGGTCGAGTGGGCGAACACGATCCTCGGCAAGAGCCCCACCGCGATCCGCATGCTCAAGTTCGCGATGAACGCGGTCGACGATGGGCTCGTCGGTCAGCAGGTCTTCGCGGGCGAGGCCACCCGGCTCGCGTACGGCACGGATGAGGCGGCCGAGGGCCGCGATTCCTTCCTCGAGAAGCGCGACCCCGACTGGGCGCCGTACCCCTGGCACTTCTGA
- a CDS encoding o-succinylbenzoate synthase — MTPEIDEVLAAAHVVRLPMSTRFRGVTEREAMLIEGPHGWAEFSPFLEYDAAESAAWLAAAIDHAWGEPVPVARESVPVNATLPTVPIARIAEVLARYGAVRTVKVKVADPAETLDADVARVREVRRILGPEGRIRVDANGGWNLDQAEHAAHALAPFDLEYLEQPCATVPELAELRERLRDWQLPIAADESVRKAEDPIAVARAGAADLIVVKVQPLGGVRRALRIVAEAGLPAVVSSALDTSVGLAMGARLAAALPELDFDCGLGTAALFTAEVTREPLVPRDGAIPVRDVVPDAALLREHAAEPERRAWWHARARAAYAELTRA; from the coding sequence ATGACCCCGGAGATCGATGAGGTTCTCGCCGCCGCGCACGTCGTGCGCCTGCCGATGTCGACCCGCTTCCGCGGTGTCACCGAGCGGGAGGCGATGCTCATCGAGGGACCCCACGGGTGGGCCGAGTTCTCGCCGTTCCTCGAATATGACGCCGCCGAGTCCGCCGCGTGGCTCGCGGCCGCGATCGACCACGCGTGGGGCGAGCCGGTGCCGGTCGCCCGCGAGAGCGTGCCGGTGAACGCGACCCTGCCGACGGTGCCGATCGCCCGCATCGCAGAGGTGCTCGCGCGCTACGGGGCGGTGCGCACCGTGAAGGTGAAGGTCGCGGATCCGGCGGAGACCCTCGACGCCGACGTCGCCCGGGTGCGCGAGGTGCGCCGGATCCTGGGGCCGGAGGGACGCATCCGGGTGGATGCGAACGGCGGATGGAACCTGGACCAGGCGGAGCACGCGGCGCACGCGCTCGCCCCCTTCGATCTCGAGTACCTCGAGCAGCCGTGTGCGACCGTGCCCGAGCTCGCCGAGCTGCGGGAGCGGCTGCGGGATTGGCAGCTGCCGATCGCGGCCGACGAGAGCGTGCGCAAGGCGGAGGATCCGATCGCGGTCGCGCGGGCGGGCGCCGCCGACCTCATCGTCGTGAAGGTGCAGCCGCTCGGCGGTGTGCGCCGGGCGCTCCGGATCGTCGCCGAGGCGGGACTGCCCGCGGTCGTGTCGAGCGCTCTCGACACCTCGGTCGGGCTCGCGATGGGCGCCCGGCTCGCTGCGGCACTCCCCGAGCTCGACTTCGACTGCGGTCTCGGCACGGCCGCGCTCTTCACCGCCGAGGTGACGCGCGAGCCGCTCGTCCCCCGAGACGGCGCCATCCCGGTGCGCGACGTCGTGCCGGATGCGGCGCTGCTGCGGGAGCACGCGGCCGAACCCGAGCGTCGCGCCTGGTGGCACGCGCGGGCACGCGCCGCCTATGCGGAGCTCACGCGGGCATAG
- the ccsB gene encoding c-type cytochrome biogenesis protein CcsB, producing MTDTLAAYSLLAVYSAGVIYVIAFIVSMLDLARHGRGLELERSSTAGRVAFALTILGFIVHVLAVVLRGVAAGRAPWANMFEFAVTGTAVMVGVYLLVNIWRNVRYLNAYITGLVALLLMLAALNVYVDVVPLPPPLQSGWLIVHVFVATLGTGFFGVGAGIAIAQLLQERRERKGADTMRFLSRFPSSTNLENTSYWVNVVGFAFWTFTLIAGAIWAQFAWGRYWGWDTKEVWTFIIWVVYAGYIHARATRGWRGARSAWLSIIGFAAVLFNFTIVNLFFKGLHSYSGL from the coding sequence GTGACTGACACCCTCGCCGCGTATTCGCTGCTCGCCGTCTACTCCGCCGGCGTCATCTACGTCATCGCGTTCATCGTCTCGATGCTCGACCTCGCTCGTCACGGGCGGGGCCTGGAGCTCGAGCGGTCGAGCACGGCGGGTCGCGTCGCGTTCGCGCTCACGATCCTCGGCTTCATCGTGCACGTGCTCGCGGTCGTGCTGCGCGGTGTCGCCGCCGGTCGCGCGCCCTGGGCCAACATGTTCGAGTTCGCCGTCACGGGAACTGCCGTCATGGTGGGCGTCTATCTGCTCGTCAACATCTGGCGGAACGTGCGCTACCTGAACGCGTACATCACGGGTCTCGTCGCCCTGCTGCTCATGCTCGCCGCGCTCAACGTGTACGTCGACGTCGTGCCGTTGCCGCCGCCCCTCCAGTCGGGCTGGCTCATCGTGCACGTGTTCGTGGCGACGCTCGGAACGGGCTTCTTCGGCGTCGGTGCGGGCATCGCGATCGCGCAGCTCCTGCAGGAGCGCCGCGAGCGCAAGGGCGCCGACACGATGCGCTTCCTCAGCCGCTTCCCCAGCTCGACGAACCTCGAGAACACGTCGTACTGGGTCAACGTCGTCGGCTTCGCCTTCTGGACCTTCACCCTCATCGCGGGCGCCATCTGGGCGCAGTTCGCGTGGGGTCGCTACTGGGGCTGGGACACCAAGGAGGTCTGGACCTTCATCATCTGGGTCGTCTACGCGGGGTACATCCACGCTCGCGCGACGCGCGGATGGCGGGGGGCCCGCTCGGCCTGGCTGTCGATCATCGGCTTCGCGGCCGTGCTGTTCAACTTCACGATCGTCAACCTGTTCTTCAAGGGCCTGCACTCCTACTCGGGCCTCTGA